A genomic segment from Juglans regia cultivar Chandler chromosome 14, Walnut 2.0, whole genome shotgun sequence encodes:
- the LOC109015203 gene encoding probable purine permease 11 isoform X2, with amino-acid sequence MIKDGTVTTQLLLRKLNWWQWWFLMALNIFFLVVGQSAAVLLGRFYYDQGGNSKWMATLVQTLAFPILFLPLFLIPSSQEPSTFSAPPTITNLALIYFSLGVLIAGDNMMYSVGLLYLSASTYSLICATQLAFNAIFSYFINSQKFTALILNSVVLLSLSAALIAVNDDSEGPSGVSQSKYIIGFLCTLAASALYSLLLSLMQLSFQKVLKRETFSVVLEMQIYTSLIATCVSIVGLFASGEWKTLHGEMEGFGTGKVSYVMTLVWTAVAWQVCSVGVVGLIFVVSSLFSNVISTVSLAITPIASVIAFHDKMNGIKVIAMLLAFWGLASYIYQNYHDNPTARTAQNDINESHNDYLS; translated from the coding sequence ATGATCAAAGATGGAACTGTGACTACTCAGTTGCTATTGAGAAAACTCAATTGGTGGCAATGGTGGTTTTTGATGGcactaaacattttttttcttgttgtggGTCAATCTGCTGCTGTTCTTCTTGGGAGATTTTATTATGACCAGGGCGGCAATAGTAAATGGATGGCTACTCTTGTCCAAACTCTTGCATTCCCAATCCTtttcctccctctctttctcattccTTCCTCTCAGGAGCCTTCAACTTTTTCGGCCCCACCCACAATTACAAATCTTGCCTTGATCTACTTCTCTCTTGGAGTGCTTATAGCTGGTGACAACATGATGTATTCTGTTGGACTCTTATACCTCTCTGCCTCTACTTACTCCCTCATATGTGCAACCCAATTGGCTTTTAATGCAATTTTTTCATACTTCATCAACTCTCAGAAGTTCACTGCTTTAATTCTTAACTCTGTGGTTCTCCTCTCATTATCTGCTGCCCTGATTGCAGTCAATGATGACTCTGAAGGACCATCAGGAGTTTCTCAgtcaaaatatatcattggCTTCCTTTGTACCCTTGCAGCTTCTGCACTCTACTCTCTTTTGCTTTCCCTGATGCAGCTTTCCTTCCAAAAGGTTCTAAAAAGGGAAACATTTTCTGTGGTTTTGGAAATGCAAATCTACACATCACTCATTGCCACTTGTGTCTCTATTGTGGGACTTTTTGCAAGTGGGGAATGGAAGACTTTACATGGGGAAATGGAAGGTTTTGGTACGGGTAAAGTTTCCTATGTAATGACTTTGGTTTGGACAGCCGTGGCTTGGCAGGTTTGTTCTGTTGGTGTTGTGGGCTTGATATTTGTGGTGTCATCTCTCTTCTCCAATGTAATCAGTACTGTCTCGTTAGCTATTACTCCTATTGCTTCTGTGATAGCTTTCCATGACAAGATGAATGGCATCAAGGTAATTGCTATGCTTTTGGCTTTTTGGGGTTTAGCATCCTATATTTACCAGAATTATCATGATAATCCTACAGCAAGGACAGCTCAAAATGATATTAACGAATCTCATAATGATTATTTATCTTGA
- the LOC109015203 gene encoding probable purine permease 11 isoform X1: MQDNQEPMIKDGTVTTQLLLRKLNWWQWWFLMALNIFFLVVGQSAAVLLGRFYYDQGGNSKWMATLVQTLAFPILFLPLFLIPSSQEPSTFSAPPTITNLALIYFSLGVLIAGDNMMYSVGLLYLSASTYSLICATQLAFNAIFSYFINSQKFTALILNSVVLLSLSAALIAVNDDSEGPSGVSQSKYIIGFLCTLAASALYSLLLSLMQLSFQKVLKRETFSVVLEMQIYTSLIATCVSIVGLFASGEWKTLHGEMEGFGTGKVSYVMTLVWTAVAWQVCSVGVVGLIFVVSSLFSNVISTVSLAITPIASVIAFHDKMNGIKVIAMLLAFWGLASYIYQNYHDNPTARTAQNDINESHNDYLS; this comes from the exons ATgcaag ATAATCAAGAACCAATGATCAAAGATGGAACTGTGACTACTCAGTTGCTATTGAGAAAACTCAATTGGTGGCAATGGTGGTTTTTGATGGcactaaacattttttttcttgttgtggGTCAATCTGCTGCTGTTCTTCTTGGGAGATTTTATTATGACCAGGGCGGCAATAGTAAATGGATGGCTACTCTTGTCCAAACTCTTGCATTCCCAATCCTtttcctccctctctttctcattccTTCCTCTCAGGAGCCTTCAACTTTTTCGGCCCCACCCACAATTACAAATCTTGCCTTGATCTACTTCTCTCTTGGAGTGCTTATAGCTGGTGACAACATGATGTATTCTGTTGGACTCTTATACCTCTCTGCCTCTACTTACTCCCTCATATGTGCAACCCAATTGGCTTTTAATGCAATTTTTTCATACTTCATCAACTCTCAGAAGTTCACTGCTTTAATTCTTAACTCTGTGGTTCTCCTCTCATTATCTGCTGCCCTGATTGCAGTCAATGATGACTCTGAAGGACCATCAGGAGTTTCTCAgtcaaaatatatcattggCTTCCTTTGTACCCTTGCAGCTTCTGCACTCTACTCTCTTTTGCTTTCCCTGATGCAGCTTTCCTTCCAAAAGGTTCTAAAAAGGGAAACATTTTCTGTGGTTTTGGAAATGCAAATCTACACATCACTCATTGCCACTTGTGTCTCTATTGTGGGACTTTTTGCAAGTGGGGAATGGAAGACTTTACATGGGGAAATGGAAGGTTTTGGTACGGGTAAAGTTTCCTATGTAATGACTTTGGTTTGGACAGCCGTGGCTTGGCAGGTTTGTTCTGTTGGTGTTGTGGGCTTGATATTTGTGGTGTCATCTCTCTTCTCCAATGTAATCAGTACTGTCTCGTTAGCTATTACTCCTATTGCTTCTGTGATAGCTTTCCATGACAAGATGAATGGCATCAAGGTAATTGCTATGCTTTTGGCTTTTTGGGGTTTAGCATCCTATATTTACCAGAATTATCATGATAATCCTACAGCAAGGACAGCTCAAAATGATATTAACGAATCTCATAATGATTATTTATCTTGA
- the LOC109015879 gene encoding protein FAR-RED IMPAIRED RESPONSE 1-like, which yields MEKGKEHSSTIRPSTSNPPSVDIPSSSPNIPMHGYYRPSSADIPSTSPNIPMHDFYGAVPVWSSGFLPFPAVNQYPSNIQNASYPFQDGIESQLSLSNTSVTSRFLGTEDTRPSVGETQLAATSSTVEEIHLDRQDAQQRECGSAKTSEKVEMDGDDEPVSGMEFNSLEDLMNYYKEYGKKRGFGVMTKRSERGEDETVRYVTLACARGGKARNRTINVANPRPTGKTECKAKINALKVADGKFRLTTVHNLHNHGLSPKKSRFFRCNREVSESVKRVLDTNDLAGIRMNKSFGSLVVGAGGFENLPFLEKDCRNYIDKARHLRLGAGGAGALRDYFLRMQYKNPGFFALMDLDDEGRLKNVFWADPRSRAAYQYFGDVCMDGIAPKAIITDQDRAMKNAIKIVFPESRHRFCLWHILKKVPEKLGCYGSYKEFIR from the exons atggaaaaaggaaaagaacattcATCTACCATAAGACCATCTACCTCAAATCCCCCATCTGTG GACATACCATCAAGTTCTCCAAACATCCCAATGCACGGTTACTATCGACCCTCATCCGCg GATATACCATCAACTTCTCCAAACATCCCAATGCACGATTTCTATGGAGCAGTGCCTGTGTGGTCATCGGGTTTTCTCCCATTTCCTGCTGTCAACCAATATCCAAGCAATATACAG AATGCTAGTTACCCATTTCAAGATGGCATCGAAAGCCAGTTGTCTCTCAGCAATACCTCGGTTACAAGCAGATTTCTGGGTACGGAGGATACTAGACCCTCAGTTGGGGAAACTCAGTTGGCAGCTACATCTTCTACAGTTGAAGAAATTCATCTTGATAGACAAGATGCACAACAAAGAGAGTGTGGTAGTGCCAAAACATCTGAGAAAGTTGAAATGGATGGCGATGATGAGCCCGTTTCGGGAATGGAATTTAATTCATTAGAAGATTTAATGaattattataaggaatatggCAAAAAACgcgggtttggggtgatgacaaaaAGGAGTGAGAGGGGAGAGGATGAGACTGTGAGATATGTCACTCTTGCCTGTGCCCGTGGAGGGAAGGCCCGGAATAGGACTATAAATGTCGCCAACCCACGTCCGACAGGAAAGACGGAATGTAAGGCAAAAATTAATGCATTAAAAGTTGCTGACGGAAAGTTTCGGCTGACTACAGTTCACAATCTCCACAACCACGGCCTCAGTCCAAAGAAATCTCGGTTCTTTCGATGTAATCGAGAAGTGAGTGAATCTGTTAAAAGGGTCCTAGATACAAATGATTTGGCCGGCATCCGAATGAATAAAAGTTTTGGGTCTCTTGTTGTTGGCGCGGGTGGTTTTGAGAACCTCCCGTTTTTGGAAAAGGATTGTCGTAACTACATCGACAAGGCACGACATCTACGATTGGGCGCTGGTGGTGCTGGAGCGCTTCGAGACTACTTTCTACGaatgcagtacaaaaatccgGGGTTCTTTGCACtaatggatttggatgatgaagggaggttaaaaaatgttttttgggcAGACCCCCGTAGTAGAGCAGCTTACCAATATTTCGGGGATGTC tgtatggatggtatagcaCCGAAGGCTATTATTACTGACCAAGACAGagccatgaaaaatgcaattaagATTGTTTTCCCAGAAAGCCGACATAGATTTTGCTTGTGGCATATCCTTAAGAAAGTCCCTGAAAAGCTTGGCTGTTATGGTTCTTACAAAG AGTTTATACGCTGA